One genomic window of Aptenodytes patagonicus chromosome 3, bAptPat1.pri.cur, whole genome shotgun sequence includes the following:
- the LOC143158973 gene encoding glutathione S-transferase A4-like has product MSGKPRLTYCNGRGRMEPVRWLLAAAGVEFEEVFLETREQYEKLIKDGVLMFQQVPLVEIDGMKMVQTRAILSYIAGKYNLYGKDLKERALIDMYVEGITDLMQMILVFPFSPPETKEKNLDSIKDRAINRYFPVFEKVLKHGQDFLVGNKFSWADVQLIEAILAVEEKIPAVLSGFPQLQAFKIRMSNMPTIKKFLQPGSPRKPPPDECYIETVLKIFKK; this is encoded by the exons ATGTCGGGGAAGCCCAGGCTTACCTACTGTAATGGAAGGGGGCGAATGGAGCCCGTACGATGGCTGTTGGCAGCAGCCGGTGTGGAG TTTGAAGAAGTTTTTTTGGAAACAAGAGAGCAGTATGAGAAGTTAATCAAAG ATGGAGTCCTGATGTTCCAGCAAGTGCCTCTGGTTGAGATTGATGGGATGAAGATGGTGCAGACCAGAGCCATCCTCAGCTACATAGCAGGGAAATACAATCTCTATGGGAAAGACTTGAAGGAGAGAGCCCT GATTGACATGTATGTGGAAGGCATAACAGATCTGATGCAAATGATTTTGgtgtttcctttctctccacctgagacaaaggagaaaaatcttgaCTCAATTAAGGACAGGGCAATTAACAGGTACTTCCCAGTCTTTGAAAAG GTTTTGAAACACGGCCAAGACTTTCTCGTGGGCAACAAATTCAGCTGGGCAGATGTGCAGCTAATTGAAGCCATTTTAGCAGTGGAGGAGAAAATACCTGCTGTGCTGTCGGGGTTTCCTCAGTTGCAG gcttttaaaataagaatgaGCAATATGCCTACAATTAAGAAGTtcctgcagcctggcagcccaAGGAAACCCCCACCAGATGAATGTTATATAGAAACTGTGTTGaagatttttaagaaatga